From Zingiber officinale cultivar Zhangliang chromosome 5B, Zo_v1.1, whole genome shotgun sequence, the proteins below share one genomic window:
- the LOC121986086 gene encoding protein FAR1-RELATED SEQUENCE 11-like isoform X3 yields the protein MVIKKNVTTNSISWVVVNFSNVHNHELLDRDDLQYSPGYRYISAVDRERIISLAKGGCNVNLILRSLEMEKGVKIGELSFSEKDVKNFLQASMNINPENEGSELLKSCRIMKEKNPDFRFEFTSVEVNKLEHIVWSYVGSIRAYKAFGDVVLFDTSYYLHAYNRPVGVWFGIDNNGSATFFGCVILLDEKPESYRWALQAFLRLMEGRFPKTMLTDFHIQLKDAVMTELPHTKHAFSFSQILSKLPSWVSNSLDTQFEKFRSEFCRIRDLETPEEFEHHWHRLVSEFRLSTDKHITLLSVNRSYWAVPFLRSWFFGGLLANGVLSVRSIFKGFVNSQTRLKDFIEQVGVAVDFQNQACEEANARISQQNFQIKTCLPIEEHASTILTFYAFEIFQKEVMSSAQYAVFETSRDTYLVKHHAMSDGGHTVCCDPSNEEANCSCKGFECSGILCRHILRVLSLKNCFIIPEKYLIHRWRRESSLFHRSSGNNYRTQTLRSLASIIIQESSITKNRFEYVQWYLSRLLNHIREMPETNEVALDTEADASLNAIVDVVPARSVTRGRPRKLRTHQTAKGSQAMS from the exons ATGGTGATAAAGAAGAATGTCACAACCAATTCAATCAGCTGGGTGGTTGTTAACTTTAGTAATGTGCATAACCATGAGCTGTTGGATAGGGATGATTTGCAATATTCACCTGGTTATCGATATATATCAGCAGTCGATCGTGAACGTATAATCTCTCTTGCAAAAGGTGGTTGCAATGTGAACCTTATATTGAGGTCTCTTGAAATGGAAAAGGGTGTTAAGATAGGTGAGTTAAGCTTCTCAGAGAAGGATGTAAAGAATTTCCTTCAAGCTTCAATGAACATTAATCCTGAAAATGAGGGTTCAGAACTTCTTAAGAGTTGCAGGATAATGAAGGAAAAGAATCCTGATTTTCGCTTTGAGTTCACTAGTGTTGAGGTTAATAAACTTGAACACATTGTTTGGTCATACGTTGGTTCTATTCGTGCATACAAGGCATTTGGAGATGTGGTGTTGTTTGACACATCATATTATCTACATGCTTACAACAGACCAGTCGGTGTTTGGTTCGGTATTGACAACAATGGCTCTGCTACATTCTTTGGTTGTGTTATCTTGTTAGATGAGAAACCAGAATCATACAGATGGGCCTTGCAG GCATTTCTTCGCCTCATGGAAGGGAGATTTCCGAAAACAATGCTAACAGATTTTCATATTCAGCTGAAAGATGCTGTGATGACAGAATTACCGCACACTAAGCATGCATTTTCTTTTTCCCAGATTCTGTCTAAACTGCCTAGTTGGGTTTCTAACTCATTGGATACACAATTTGAGAAGTTTAGGTCTGAGTTCTGTAGAATACGTGATTTAGAGACTCCAGAGGAATTTGAGCATCACTGGCATCGGTTAGTTAGTGAATTTAGACTCAGCACAGATAAACATATCACCCTTCTCTCTGTTAACCGATCCTACTGGGCTGTACCTTTCTTGCGGAGTTGGTTTTTTGGCGGATTATTGGCAAACGGCGTTTTATCAGTTAGGTCAATCTTCAAAGGATTTGTGAACTCACAAACTCGGCTCAAAGATTTTATAGAGCAG GTCGGAGTCGCTGTTGATTTCCAAAATCAAGCTTGTGAAGAAGCTAACGCACGAATAAGTCAGCAGAATTTTCAGATCAAAACATGCTTGCCTATCGAAGAACATGCATCGACTATTCTAACATTCTATGCTTTCGAGATCTTTCAGAAAGAAGTCATGTCGTCGGCACAGTATGCAGTTTTTGAGACATCTAGGGATACTTATCTAGTCAAGCACCACGCTATGTCTGATGGTGGGCATACTGTCTGCTGCGACCCATCTAACGAAGAGGCTAATTGCAGTTGCAAAGGTTTCGAGTGTTCTGGCATTCTATGTCGGCATATTCTCCGGGTTCTATCCTTGAAGAATTGCTTCATCATCCCTGAGAAATACTTGATTCATAGATGGCGGAGGGAAAGTTCATTGTTTCATAGGAGCAGCGGCAACAATTATCGCACCCAAACACTGCGGTCTCTTGCCTCTATAATTATTCAAGAATCGTCGATAACAAAAAATCGTTTTGAATACGTGCAGTGGTATTTGAGCCGGCTTCTCAACCATATAAGAGAAATGCCAGAAACTAACGAAGTTGCCTTAGATACGGAGGCGGATGCATCCCTCAATGCTATAGTGGATGTTGTTCCTGCAAGGTCAGTTACTAGAGGAAGGCCAAGAAAATTGAGGACGCACCAAACAGCCAAAGGCTCGCAAGCAATGTCATAG
- the LOC121986085 gene encoding uncharacterized protein LOC121986085, translated as MESAEKEQSKITVSSSQASQQLPTNSQSAQSEMLPMFHTPLAVSWGQDWFSADRNLSQTGMPVPVPVILGSPQFFSMVNPVHIKQPYRSLTPLPTSVGVDQLTMPSRQISGVQSSINIRPSAPAKPASQASLSVNRRPTQAITPSKFQRVMPMNTASSLPSTNKRPAQLVSPKVQSESYGSVRSKLRESLAASLAMVSEPPIKQQIAEKSTSGDAPNGVTEVTTLVEETTEDNSFLDKSMPVNLISDGSAPMFEVQSEAVDASMKNATQSTVLIRSDLEEHQPKVVLSQEVGENNNSFVKDELLQGHGLCWASEMNIDVDYNSLHHGQKRLKMKNEPETANNETTAQKAENLAFRIESELFKLFAGVNKKYKEKGRSLLFNLKDRNNPELRERVLSGAITPERLCSMTIEELASKELSQWRLAKAEELAQMVVLPDDVDLRRLVKKTHKGEFQVEVEQVESFPVEAELGRSVPSKVPSKPSEVKTRKHSTPKTDALKASGSRSIARKDDSDSQNIHTDLEILGEKTDLMQELMVDEVKDPDSLPPIVSLDEFMQALDSEPPFENMSVDSLQEVPSSGIENLDCLESEKGPASGTMDAASDSLKTKSETSEAGSSVKHSSSQDTTQVDLVSSSATVNNPSKVNPEEIDKMCSVNDENLNPDADDIQSKSCPPEVALASDKIWEGSIQLNISSVATVIGFYRSGEKTSMQEWSSFFEIKGRVRLDAFEKFLKELPSSRTRAIMIVQFSWKEGSSESGRLSLIEISDSYATDNRVGFAEPAPGVEMYLCPPHSRMTDMVEKSLPKEQGGTLAIVADGLIGVVVWKRPHAAVSPRVSSHHKHGSSRKHLSTRKQQGDSSYTLSKSSLAQPSGSIQAATTTLPLADDESDVPPGFGPRDDDDLPEFDFAHGNSQSSKPVSSTGRPLAVAPVRPVEQIRQLIYKYGQSEHVKNSPIDIQPWNDNDDDIPEWRPQNAHHHQQALPPSVPTPPQHPSQLHAYQQQPLQALQVNQQMLPLHTHIPLQQQQQQQQLLPLQMAALPTMATQQPFPQFAMMANPLNMMPRWQQPPLLSLGGVPVANMMQTTQFGTQANADGQMPNFGAVQNVMGWRPDVYGSRGA; from the exons ATGGAGTCTGCAGAGAAGGAGCAAAGTAAAATCACTGTGTCCTCTAGTCAGGCATCACAACAGTTGCCAACCAATAGTCAATCTGCACAGTCTGAGATGCTTCCAATGTTTCATACTCCATTGGCCGTTAGCTGGGGACAAGATTGGTTCTCTGCTGATAGAAACTTGTCACAGACAGGAATGCCAGTTCCTGTTCCTGTGATATTGGGGTCACCTCAGTTCTTTTCTATGGTCAATCCTGTTCACATCAAACAGCCGTACAGAAGCTTGACTCCATTGCCAACTTCTGTTGGTGTGGATCAATTAACAATGCCAAGTAGACAAATTTCAGGAGTACAATCATCAATTAATATTCGACCATCAGCCCCTGCAAAGCCCGCATCACAGGCTTCATTGTCTGTAAATAGGAGGCCTACTCAGGCTATCACACCATCTAAATTTCAGCGTGTTATGCCTATGAATACAGCTTCATCTTTGCCATCGACAAATAAGCGTCCTGCACAGTTGGTTTCACCAAAAGTTCAATCTGAATCATATGGATCTGTAAGGTCAAAGCTACGTGAATCACTGGCGGCATCATTGGCTATGGTTTCTGAGCCCCCAATTAAACAGCAAATTGCAGAAAAGAGTACCAGTGGTGATGCTCCAAATGGAGTAACAGAAGTCACAACTCTAGTAGAAGAGACAACAGAAGATAATTCTTTTTTGGACAAATCTATGCCAGTGAATTTGATTTCTGATGGATCTGCTCCAATGTTTGAAGTTCAAAGTGAAGCAGTAGATGCATCCATGAAAAATGCAACTCAGAGCACTGTGCTAATAAGATCTGATCTTGAAGAACACCAACCGAAGGTTGTTTTGTCGCAAGAGGTAGgggaaaataataattcttttgttAAAGATGAACTTTTGCAAGGGCATGGGCTTTGCTGGGCATCTGAGATGAATATTGATGTTGATTATAATTCATTACATCATGGGCAAAAAAGGCTCAAAATGAAAAATGAACCAGAAACTGCAAATAATGAGACAACTGCTCAAAAAGCTGAAAATTTGGCATTTAGGATTGAATCAGAACTCTTTAAATTATTTGCTGGAGTTAACAAGAAATACAAAGAGAAAGGTAGGTCCTtactttttaatttaaaagaCCGCAACAATCCAGAGTTGAGGGAACGAGTATTGTCTGGTGCCATAACACCAGAGCGTCTTTGCTCAATGACTATTGAGGAACTTGCTTCAAAGGAACTTTCACAGTGGCGATTAGCCAAGGCAGAAGAGCTTGCACAGATGGTTGTATTGCCAGATGATGTCGATTTAAGGCGCTTGGTGAAGAAAACTCATAAAGGTGAATTTCAGGTTGAAGTTGAACAAGTAGAAAGCTTTCCTGTGGAGGCTGAACTTGGGAGAAGTGTTCCCTCCAAAGTTCCTTCAAAACCGAGTGAAGTTAAAACAAGAAAACATTCTACTCCTAAAACTGATGCGCTTAAGGCATCTGGAAGTAGATCCATAGCTCGAAAGGATGATTCAGATAGCCAAAATATCCATACTGATTTAGAAATCCTTGGCGAAAAGACTGACCTTATGCAAGAATTGATGGTGGATGAAGTTAAGGATCCTGACTCGCTTCCTCCAATAGTGTCTCTTGATGAGTTCATGCAAGCCCTAGATTCTGAACCTCCGTTTGAGAATATGTCAGTGGATTCTTTACAGGAAGTTCCTAGTTCAGGCATAGAAAATTTGGACTGCTTAGAATCTGAGAAAGGACCTGCCTCAGGCACTATGGATGCTGCATCTGATAGCTTGAAGACAAAGTCAGAAACTTCAGAAGCTGGTTCTTCAGTCAAGCACAGTTCCTCACAAGATACCACACAAGTGGACTTGGTTTCTTCAAGTGCCACTGTTAATAATCCTTCTAAAGTCAATCCGGAGGAAATTGATAAAATGTGTTCAGTGAATGATGAAAACTTGAATCCTGATGCTGATGATATCCAGTCAAAGTCTTGCCCTCCTGAAGTTGCATTGGCAAGTGACAAAATTTGGGAAGGCTCAATTCAGTTGAATATTTCTTCAGTGGCAACAGTGATTGGCTTTTACAGAAG TGGTGAGAAAACATCCATGCAAGAGTGGTCTAGCTTTTTCGAGATAAAAGGGAGAGTGAGGCTAGATGCTTTTGAAAAATTCCTCAAGGAGTTGCCTTCATCTCGGACCCGGGCAATCATG ATTGTGCAGTTTTCTTGGAAGGAAGGATCATCTGAAAGCGGACGCCTTAGTCTTATTGAG ATAAGTGACTCCTATGCAACAGACAATAGAGTTGGATTTGCTGAGCCTGCACCAGGAGTCGAAATGTACCTTTGCCCGCCTCACTCAAGGATGACCGACATGGTAGAGAAGTCTCTGCCAAAGGAGCAGGGTGGCACGCTTGCAATCGTTGCTGATGGTCTCATTGGTGTGGTGGTGTGGAAAAGACCCCATGCTGCGGTGTCACCCAGGGTCTCCTCTCATCACAAGCATGGTAGCTCTAGAAAACACTTGAGCACTAGAAAACAGCAAGGCGATAGTTCTTATACTTTATCTAAATCCTCATTAGCCCAGCCCTCTGGCAGCATTCAAGCTGCCACAACAACCCTACCCTTGGCTGATGACGAATCTGATGTACCACCTGGTTTTGGCCCTAGGGATGATGATGACCTTCCTGAATTTGATTTTGCACACGGCAACTCGCAGTCTTCAAAACCTGTTTCCTCCACGGGTCGGCCCCTTGCAGTGGCCCCTGTCCGGCCGGTGGAACAAATTAGACAACTAATCTATAAGTACGGGCAAAGTGAACATGTTAAGAATTCTCCAATTGATATACAACCTTGgaatgataatgatgatgatattCCAGAATGGCGACCGCAAAATGCTCATCATCACCAACAAGCACTGCCGCCGTCAGTCCCCACTCCGCCACAACATCCTTCACAATTGCATGCTTATCAACAGCAACCTCTGCAGGCCCTGCAAGTAAACCAACAAATGTTGCCACTGCACACTCACATCCCattgcagcagcagcagcagcagcagcagctgcTGCCTCTGCAAATGGCTGCCTTGCCAACAATGGCGACACAGCAACCTTTCCCTCAATTTGCCATGATGGCAAACCCCTTAAACATGATGCCAAGGTGGCAACAGCCTCCCTTGCTGTCACTGGGCGGTGTTCCTGTGGCCAACATGATGCAGACCACTCAATTCGGTACCCAGGCTAACGCAGATGGCCAAATGCCTAATTTCGGAGCCGTGCAGAATGTAATGGGGTGGAGGCCGGATGTTTATGGAAGTAGGGGTGCTTAA
- the LOC121986086 gene encoding protein FAR1-RELATED SEQUENCE 11-like isoform X2: MRSYCFSASDMTENAQKSTCLTRKHPCPCGDDQCYVNEEGYEDDELVEQFGYADPSFLLGTPLSSGNMKVIPSPYIGQSFQTDVEALEYYSNYGRNNGFLVRRERSKGNPGHQLGIYKRELVCHRAGPPLPTKSGEEKDSKHLRKKKPSRCKCDAQMVIKKNVTTNSISWVVVNFSNVHNHELLDRDDLQYSPGYRYISAVDRERIISLAKGGCNVNLILRSLEMEKGVKIGELSFSEKDVKNFLQASMNINPENEGSELLKSCRIMKEKNPDFRFEFTSVEVNKLEHIVWSYVGSIRAYKAFGDVVLFDTSYYLHAYNRPVGVWFGIDNNGSATFFGCVILLDEKPESYRWALQAFLRLMEGRFPKTMLTDFHIQLKDAVMTELPHTKHAFSFSQILSKLPSWVSNSLDTQFEKFRSEFCRIRDLETPEEFEHHWHRLVSEFRLSTDKHITLLSVNRSYWAVPFLRSWFFGGLLANGVLSVGVAVDFQNQACEEANARISQQNFQIKTCLPIEEHASTILTFYAFEIFQKEVMSSAQYAVFETSRDTYLVKHHAMSDGGHTVCCDPSNEEANCSCKGFECSGILCRHILRVLSLKNCFIIPEKYLIHRWRRESSLFHRSSGNNYRTQTLRSLASIIIQESSITKNRFEYVQWYLSRLLNHIREMPETNEVALDTEADASLNAIVDVVPARSVTRGRPRKLRTHQTAKGSQAMS, encoded by the exons ATGAGAAGCTATTGCTTCTCAGCAAGTGATAtgacagaaaatgcacaaaaaagcACCTGTCTGACTAGAAAGCATCCATGCCCCTGTGGAGATGACCAATGCTATGTTAATGAGGAAGGCTATGAGGATGATGAATTGGTTGAGCAATTTGGATATGCGGATCCAAGCTTTCTGCTGGGGACACCACTGAGTTCGGGTAACATGAAGGTTATTCCCTCTCCTTACATAGGACAGTCATTCCAAACTGATGTTGAGGCCCTAGAGTACTATAGCAATTATGGCCGTAATAATGGTTTCTTGGTTAGGAGAGAGCGATCGAAGGGAAACCCAGGGCACCAATTGGGAATATATAAGCGGGAACTTGTTTGTCATCGTGCTGGTCCTCCTCTTCCAACTAAATCTGGAGAAGAAAAGGATTCAAAACATCTAAGAAAGAAAAAGCCATCACGCTGCAAATGTGATGCACAAATGGTGATAAAGAAGAATGTCACAACCAATTCAATCAGCTGGGTGGTTGTTAACTTTAGTAATGTGCATAACCATGAGCTGTTGGATAGGGATGATTTGCAATATTCACCTGGTTATCGATATATATCAGCAGTCGATCGTGAACGTATAATCTCTCTTGCAAAAGGTGGTTGCAATGTGAACCTTATATTGAGGTCTCTTGAAATGGAAAAGGGTGTTAAGATAGGTGAGTTAAGCTTCTCAGAGAAGGATGTAAAGAATTTCCTTCAAGCTTCAATGAACATTAATCCTGAAAATGAGGGTTCAGAACTTCTTAAGAGTTGCAGGATAATGAAGGAAAAGAATCCTGATTTTCGCTTTGAGTTCACTAGTGTTGAGGTTAATAAACTTGAACACATTGTTTGGTCATACGTTGGTTCTATTCGTGCATACAAGGCATTTGGAGATGTGGTGTTGTTTGACACATCATATTATCTACATGCTTACAACAGACCAGTCGGTGTTTGGTTCGGTATTGACAACAATGGCTCTGCTACATTCTTTGGTTGTGTTATCTTGTTAGATGAGAAACCAGAATCATACAGATGGGCCTTGCAG GCATTTCTTCGCCTCATGGAAGGGAGATTTCCGAAAACAATGCTAACAGATTTTCATATTCAGCTGAAAGATGCTGTGATGACAGAATTACCGCACACTAAGCATGCATTTTCTTTTTCCCAGATTCTGTCTAAACTGCCTAGTTGGGTTTCTAACTCATTGGATACACAATTTGAGAAGTTTAGGTCTGAGTTCTGTAGAATACGTGATTTAGAGACTCCAGAGGAATTTGAGCATCACTGGCATCGGTTAGTTAGTGAATTTAGACTCAGCACAGATAAACATATCACCCTTCTCTCTGTTAACCGATCCTACTGGGCTGTACCTTTCTTGCGGAGTTGGTTTTTTGGCGGATTATTGGCAAACGGCGTTTTATCA GTCGGAGTCGCTGTTGATTTCCAAAATCAAGCTTGTGAAGAAGCTAACGCACGAATAAGTCAGCAGAATTTTCAGATCAAAACATGCTTGCCTATCGAAGAACATGCATCGACTATTCTAACATTCTATGCTTTCGAGATCTTTCAGAAAGAAGTCATGTCGTCGGCACAGTATGCAGTTTTTGAGACATCTAGGGATACTTATCTAGTCAAGCACCACGCTATGTCTGATGGTGGGCATACTGTCTGCTGCGACCCATCTAACGAAGAGGCTAATTGCAGTTGCAAAGGTTTCGAGTGTTCTGGCATTCTATGTCGGCATATTCTCCGGGTTCTATCCTTGAAGAATTGCTTCATCATCCCTGAGAAATACTTGATTCATAGATGGCGGAGGGAAAGTTCATTGTTTCATAGGAGCAGCGGCAACAATTATCGCACCCAAACACTGCGGTCTCTTGCCTCTATAATTATTCAAGAATCGTCGATAACAAAAAATCGTTTTGAATACGTGCAGTGGTATTTGAGCCGGCTTCTCAACCATATAAGAGAAATGCCAGAAACTAACGAAGTTGCCTTAGATACGGAGGCGGATGCATCCCTCAATGCTATAGTGGATGTTGTTCCTGCAAGGTCAGTTACTAGAGGAAGGCCAAGAAAATTGAGGACGCACCAAACAGCCAAAGGCTCGCAAGCAATGTCATAG
- the LOC121986086 gene encoding protein FAR1-RELATED SEQUENCE 11-like isoform X1 has protein sequence MRSYCFSASDMTENAQKSTCLTRKHPCPCGDDQCYVNEEGYEDDELVEQFGYADPSFLLGTPLSSGNMKVIPSPYIGQSFQTDVEALEYYSNYGRNNGFLVRRERSKGNPGHQLGIYKRELVCHRAGPPLPTKSGEEKDSKHLRKKKPSRCKCDAQMVIKKNVTTNSISWVVVNFSNVHNHELLDRDDLQYSPGYRYISAVDRERIISLAKGGCNVNLILRSLEMEKGVKIGELSFSEKDVKNFLQASMNINPENEGSELLKSCRIMKEKNPDFRFEFTSVEVNKLEHIVWSYVGSIRAYKAFGDVVLFDTSYYLHAYNRPVGVWFGIDNNGSATFFGCVILLDEKPESYRWALQAFLRLMEGRFPKTMLTDFHIQLKDAVMTELPHTKHAFSFSQILSKLPSWVSNSLDTQFEKFRSEFCRIRDLETPEEFEHHWHRLVSEFRLSTDKHITLLSVNRSYWAVPFLRSWFFGGLLANGVLSVRSIFKGFVNSQTRLKDFIEQVGVAVDFQNQACEEANARISQQNFQIKTCLPIEEHASTILTFYAFEIFQKEVMSSAQYAVFETSRDTYLVKHHAMSDGGHTVCCDPSNEEANCSCKGFECSGILCRHILRVLSLKNCFIIPEKYLIHRWRRESSLFHRSSGNNYRTQTLRSLASIIIQESSITKNRFEYVQWYLSRLLNHIREMPETNEVALDTEADASLNAIVDVVPARSVTRGRPRKLRTHQTAKGSQAMS, from the exons ATGAGAAGCTATTGCTTCTCAGCAAGTGATAtgacagaaaatgcacaaaaaagcACCTGTCTGACTAGAAAGCATCCATGCCCCTGTGGAGATGACCAATGCTATGTTAATGAGGAAGGCTATGAGGATGATGAATTGGTTGAGCAATTTGGATATGCGGATCCAAGCTTTCTGCTGGGGACACCACTGAGTTCGGGTAACATGAAGGTTATTCCCTCTCCTTACATAGGACAGTCATTCCAAACTGATGTTGAGGCCCTAGAGTACTATAGCAATTATGGCCGTAATAATGGTTTCTTGGTTAGGAGAGAGCGATCGAAGGGAAACCCAGGGCACCAATTGGGAATATATAAGCGGGAACTTGTTTGTCATCGTGCTGGTCCTCCTCTTCCAACTAAATCTGGAGAAGAAAAGGATTCAAAACATCTAAGAAAGAAAAAGCCATCACGCTGCAAATGTGATGCACAAATGGTGATAAAGAAGAATGTCACAACCAATTCAATCAGCTGGGTGGTTGTTAACTTTAGTAATGTGCATAACCATGAGCTGTTGGATAGGGATGATTTGCAATATTCACCTGGTTATCGATATATATCAGCAGTCGATCGTGAACGTATAATCTCTCTTGCAAAAGGTGGTTGCAATGTGAACCTTATATTGAGGTCTCTTGAAATGGAAAAGGGTGTTAAGATAGGTGAGTTAAGCTTCTCAGAGAAGGATGTAAAGAATTTCCTTCAAGCTTCAATGAACATTAATCCTGAAAATGAGGGTTCAGAACTTCTTAAGAGTTGCAGGATAATGAAGGAAAAGAATCCTGATTTTCGCTTTGAGTTCACTAGTGTTGAGGTTAATAAACTTGAACACATTGTTTGGTCATACGTTGGTTCTATTCGTGCATACAAGGCATTTGGAGATGTGGTGTTGTTTGACACATCATATTATCTACATGCTTACAACAGACCAGTCGGTGTTTGGTTCGGTATTGACAACAATGGCTCTGCTACATTCTTTGGTTGTGTTATCTTGTTAGATGAGAAACCAGAATCATACAGATGGGCCTTGCAG GCATTTCTTCGCCTCATGGAAGGGAGATTTCCGAAAACAATGCTAACAGATTTTCATATTCAGCTGAAAGATGCTGTGATGACAGAATTACCGCACACTAAGCATGCATTTTCTTTTTCCCAGATTCTGTCTAAACTGCCTAGTTGGGTTTCTAACTCATTGGATACACAATTTGAGAAGTTTAGGTCTGAGTTCTGTAGAATACGTGATTTAGAGACTCCAGAGGAATTTGAGCATCACTGGCATCGGTTAGTTAGTGAATTTAGACTCAGCACAGATAAACATATCACCCTTCTCTCTGTTAACCGATCCTACTGGGCTGTACCTTTCTTGCGGAGTTGGTTTTTTGGCGGATTATTGGCAAACGGCGTTTTATCAGTTAGGTCAATCTTCAAAGGATTTGTGAACTCACAAACTCGGCTCAAAGATTTTATAGAGCAG GTCGGAGTCGCTGTTGATTTCCAAAATCAAGCTTGTGAAGAAGCTAACGCACGAATAAGTCAGCAGAATTTTCAGATCAAAACATGCTTGCCTATCGAAGAACATGCATCGACTATTCTAACATTCTATGCTTTCGAGATCTTTCAGAAAGAAGTCATGTCGTCGGCACAGTATGCAGTTTTTGAGACATCTAGGGATACTTATCTAGTCAAGCACCACGCTATGTCTGATGGTGGGCATACTGTCTGCTGCGACCCATCTAACGAAGAGGCTAATTGCAGTTGCAAAGGTTTCGAGTGTTCTGGCATTCTATGTCGGCATATTCTCCGGGTTCTATCCTTGAAGAATTGCTTCATCATCCCTGAGAAATACTTGATTCATAGATGGCGGAGGGAAAGTTCATTGTTTCATAGGAGCAGCGGCAACAATTATCGCACCCAAACACTGCGGTCTCTTGCCTCTATAATTATTCAAGAATCGTCGATAACAAAAAATCGTTTTGAATACGTGCAGTGGTATTTGAGCCGGCTTCTCAACCATATAAGAGAAATGCCAGAAACTAACGAAGTTGCCTTAGATACGGAGGCGGATGCATCCCTCAATGCTATAGTGGATGTTGTTCCTGCAAGGTCAGTTACTAGAGGAAGGCCAAGAAAATTGAGGACGCACCAAACAGCCAAAGGCTCGCAAGCAATGTCATAG